From a region of the Geothrix sp. 21YS21S-2 genome:
- a CDS encoding FAD-dependent oxidoreductase, with product MTTYPHLTSPIRIGKHTFRNRIESAPTIFSSLTLVPFLSARVLRMIEDRARGGCASVVHGEISVNFDDSLRPIVAGEGKMIRLTVDFKDHEAPAFATFRKNADVIKRHGAVAMAEFSHFGIEKPLLEDGIQPLGPVAFTRPDGTPVRAFDAGTMAKVQDDFATAAAFMQAAGFDGVFVHCGHGWMIGQFLSPRNNTRTDEFGGSIANRGRFPMAILRAIRERCGPDFLIEIRLSGQENLPGGITLEDTVGFCRLLEGTGLVDLIHISAGHYYSPARSNEFSTIFRPHGLNADYAAAVKKAVTIPVAVVGGITTAADAERIIAEGKADIVSMGRQMIADPDFAMKAVKGKGDEIRECLRCCVCYPGPSGEHETDPPGRHFPGLGSCTINPYSVNSFSHHKVLPEDRPRPEGSRRLLVVGGGPGGMQAAIDAHDRGHKVILMDEADRLGGTLRLTDHDVYKKDLFHFKELLVREVGRRAISVRLNTRVTPEVVREMAPDALVLALGAEAAVPPIPGVERALKAFDTYFLPDERIGRRVVMVGGGLVGCEVGLELAHKGHEVVVVEMKERLVAEFIGIHRTALLDRMDEVGIRNLVRTTCREIREDGVAAVDAEGRETFLPADTVVLGLGYTARSESARLLREAAGKAQVFEVGDCVRPGKVGEAVQDGYTAAMSIV from the coding sequence ATGACGACGTACCCGCACCTCACGAGTCCCATCAGGATCGGCAAGCACACGTTCCGCAACCGCATCGAGTCCGCGCCGACGATCTTCTCGTCCCTGACCCTGGTGCCGTTCCTGTCGGCGCGCGTGCTCCGCATGATCGAGGACCGCGCCAGGGGCGGGTGCGCCAGCGTGGTGCACGGGGAGATCTCCGTGAACTTCGACGACTCCCTCCGGCCCATCGTGGCCGGCGAGGGGAAGATGATCCGCCTCACGGTCGATTTCAAGGACCATGAGGCCCCGGCCTTCGCCACCTTCCGGAAGAACGCCGACGTCATCAAGCGCCACGGCGCGGTGGCCATGGCCGAGTTCTCCCACTTCGGCATCGAGAAGCCGCTCCTGGAGGACGGCATCCAGCCCCTGGGGCCTGTGGCCTTCACCCGGCCCGACGGCACCCCGGTGCGGGCCTTCGACGCCGGGACCATGGCCAAGGTCCAGGACGACTTCGCCACCGCCGCGGCCTTCATGCAGGCCGCCGGGTTCGACGGCGTCTTCGTGCACTGCGGCCACGGCTGGATGATCGGGCAGTTCCTGTCCCCCCGGAACAACACCCGCACCGACGAATTCGGCGGCAGCATCGCCAACCGGGGGCGGTTTCCCATGGCCATCCTCCGGGCCATCCGCGAGCGCTGCGGGCCGGACTTCCTCATCGAGATCCGGCTCAGCGGGCAGGAGAACCTGCCCGGAGGCATCACCCTCGAGGACACCGTGGGCTTCTGCAGGCTGCTGGAAGGCACGGGCCTGGTGGATCTGATCCACATCTCCGCCGGGCACTACTACAGCCCGGCCCGCTCCAACGAGTTCTCCACCATCTTCCGGCCCCACGGCCTGAACGCGGACTACGCCGCGGCCGTCAAGAAGGCCGTGACCATCCCCGTGGCCGTGGTGGGGGGCATCACCACCGCCGCCGACGCCGAGCGCATCATCGCCGAAGGCAAGGCGGACATCGTATCCATGGGCCGGCAGATGATCGCCGACCCCGACTTCGCCATGAAGGCCGTGAAGGGCAAGGGCGACGAGATCCGCGAGTGCCTGCGCTGCTGCGTGTGCTACCCCGGCCCCTCCGGCGAGCACGAGACGGACCCTCCGGGCCGCCACTTCCCCGGCCTGGGTTCCTGTACCATCAATCCCTACAGCGTGAATTCCTTCTCCCACCACAAGGTGCTGCCCGAGGACCGGCCCCGGCCCGAGGGGTCCCGCAGGCTCCTGGTGGTCGGCGGCGGCCCCGGCGGCATGCAGGCCGCCATCGACGCCCACGACCGCGGCCACAAGGTGATCCTCATGGACGAGGCGGACCGCCTGGGCGGGACCCTGCGCCTCACCGACCACGACGTCTACAAGAAGGACCTCTTCCACTTCAAGGAACTCCTGGTGCGGGAGGTGGGCAGGCGCGCCATCTCCGTGCGCCTGAACACCCGGGTCACCCCCGAGGTGGTCCGGGAGATGGCCCCCGACGCCCTGGTCCTGGCCCTGGGCGCCGAGGCCGCCGTGCCCCCCATCCCGGGGGTGGAGCGGGCCCTGAAGGCCTTCGACACCTACTTCCTGCCCGATGAGCGGATCGGCAGGCGCGTGGTCATGGTCGGCGGCGGACTCGTGGGCTGCGAGGTGGGCCTGGAACTGGCCCACAAGGGCCACGAGGTCGTGGTCGTGGAAATGAAGGAGCGCCTGGTGGCCGAGTTCATCGGCATCCACCGCACGGCCCTCCTGGACCGCATGGACGAGGTCGGCATCCGCAACCTGGTGCGCACCACCTGCAGGGAGATTCGGGAGGACGGTGTCGCGGCCGTCGACGCCGAAGGCAGGGAGACCTTCCTCCCGGCCGACACCGTGGTCCTCGGCCTGGGCTACACGGCCAGGAGCGAGAGCGCCCGGCTCCTGAGGGAGGCCGCGGGCAAGGCCCAGGTGTTCGAGGTGGGCGACTGCGTCCGCCCCGGGAAGGTGGGCGAGGCGGTGCAGGACGGCTACACGGCCGCCATGTCCATCGTCTGA